The Periophthalmus magnuspinnatus isolate fPerMag1 chromosome 15, fPerMag1.2.pri, whole genome shotgun sequence genomic sequence caaGTTGTGACAACATTAACAGAGTAGTCAGTAAATTCATAATTTAACCTTCTACAGCCCAAATCtcatcgtagaacagaaaaatcacCACAATTATCTCACTAGTGCAAAGAAGTCTATGTACAGTACATGATAGGTGGATGGGTAATTTTtaggaatgaataaataaatattcattcCTAAAAACCTATCATCAGtacttatcatgacaggcctaattaccCCAAAAATCGACTCAACTACAGTAacatgagtatttgtaattagttcCATTAGACCTCTGCCGCTAATGGGGTCATTGCTTTAATACTGCTTCATGGACACATGCAAACGCCTGATTGTAATGTAGAAAGGACACAAAGCTGATGGGGATGAGTCACGGAATTCACATAATGACGACACTGATCTGGTCTGAGTCTAAAGCAATGGTGTTGGCTCTATATTTTATGACGGGGCAcatatgctattttctgatctatgttataatgtttcctcatcaaaaacacacacaaaccctgcatatttaggctgagttcttctttcaaactgaaacactccgttccaccttgtgatgttatgcgGTAATACAGAAAGTCGTCCACTGTGTTTAcaaaactccgtacaccttcactagaatcagccCCAGAATTGTTcacctctactgaactaaaggtaaaaggagctgttaacttgaaaactacttactactactactatacgaGTTTGAGATGCagtcagactaataataaagaatcactcaaacatgtgtgaatgaaacaacacacaactctaggtatgtttttgaggaggtaacagcattataacatggcttaaagcttaaagatttatgtaatatgttttaatatgcAGACACATCCCAGACCCTGCTGCTGATGAGACGGAAAGTATTTGGATAATGAAGATTTAGTGGATAGATAGATTTCAGCAAGATGTAACTGTTACATTTGTTGCTAAGGCACAATTTAAtgttctctttctcctctgcaaTGTTCTTTTAACTGACTGGGCTGCATGGTGGGATATGTGCGTGGTTAAAGGTTTTTCATTCAGTTTACGCTAGGGCaacttttgtacattttttacataataGGGTTGGGTGAGATGGTGATAAAAACGCAAAACCATGATctgatgtttttctgtttaatgcagctctgtgCCCCCACCCACTTCCCCAAAATATTTAGATGAGTTGTTGATGAGagcgtgacagcagcagttacagagagaggggtgacagtttttcagtgtaaagtgaattggagtcagagctGATGTAgccagaagcacacccatgatcatttcctatttggaagtcAGCTGCTAGCGGGGtggctgtgtccatttatatatacagtctgtggtagcgcagcaagattaatcgcagtccaattgaaattgcaatttggaTGGACccaattttgaaattttagtatcgtgacacacATTAGGACAGCAACTTACTGTTACttctatgatttaaaatgtacttcaattTTACTTCAACTTTCAACAAttgtaccatcatttcctctacaaacagcaaaatataCTGTCTCATTCTGCACAAAAATGGCTAACCCTGTAGATCTGTAGAAAAAACGGTCTGaaatcagtctttttgtcactcCTTCGGGACAGGTTTAAaaagtgaactttgaacagaatcttattattaaaacatatattgcaaatATATTGATGATGCTTAACAGACAAATGGAATTTGATATTGTTCTCAAAACGTTCAGCCCTAAAGTGGACTTTTCCAGATATGATCCTGGATATGTGCACATTATCAGATACCAGGCCCCTGCAGCTTAGTGCCACATCCCATATCCACCTGTAATACCTCATGTCCTTGAGTGCTGTACCCGCTGTCACCACTCGCCTGTCACCGCTCGCCTGTCACCACTCTTCAATCATCGTCACAGACTGCCTCTGGTCTGACAGGTTGGTGGAGCTGGGAGCGCCTTTAAAAGGACCCAAACACAGCAGTTGATGTCATTTTATGGGTCAGCGCATTGATGTGAGGCCAGTGAGAGACCTGTGTACCATGAGAGAGAAGAAAAtctgatgttgaaccatgacagaaAAGATGGATAGCCACTGACAGatgtttccacatggttctcattcaACAGTCTTTtattgtacatatatatatatatatgtgtgtccCTGGGAGTTGTTTCCGTATAGTTCTCATTCAACAGCTTCTTTTATTGCATAAAtttgtctgtccctggcagttgTTTCATTATGGTTCTCATTCAACAAAATTCCTTTTAACCCCTTCACCATTGTCACAAATAAGAGACACCAGGCACTAATGGGTTAAAAACTCTATACGCAACGTCTTTCAGTATCAGGACTTTCCGTAtctgtctgacaaaaataaaagtcaaaatctccccatttttaCTAAGAAATTGTGCACATATTGATATagagccccaaaatatactaTTCCAGCTTGaaatgataagtcgatacagTCATTACCGTGACAGGTGttgtaacgggtgagtgtagcggaccaaaggatgcagactcggggaatatttacaggatttattgtaataataggacaagtacaaacagcgggtgatccggaggtgagcaggtgagcaggaacacagggaccggggacatgaagggaccacaggacgacaggcagaccagacgggcgtagggcagagcaggcaggagacatccaggaccggagcacgacaagaacacaggggcgacaggaacgcaggcaggaaagacgtgacacgacaatgatcccacgctgagtctcttctcccagctccttttatccacagcaggtgtgttgatttcactgatgggctgcaggtgcgcgcaggagccaggagcccagcccagatctggctggtgagggagggaaagagcaggacaggagtaaaaccaggagcggacagtgcggatcatgacacagGCCTAgtttgggcgacagtggctctgtgtttagagcagtggttcctgaccccaaaggtcagaggatcaaTTCCCAcctggaccaagttctgtcattgtgtagGCAGGACAGTTAAAATGCATTtcttagtatgaatgtggtgtgttgCAAAGTCCTATAATTTCAATATAAGCACAGACTCCGTAACCTTGAACAGCAAAATCTAGCAACATCGACAGATGTACTTATAGCCTTATGAAAATACTACATGGAGTTAATATGATTGACTGACTCCGGCTCCTCACCAgtgaaccacagctcacctcaaccacacctctaattacccagaagtcctatttatacaagcctatCCTGGTAATACCGTCCTTCTCCGCTCTCTCGATCCCTCTCTCCCACCGTGTGTCTGTTGTTCATCTTTCAGCCCAAACACCTCAACATTTACAGTGAGGGAGGGGTCCTGAATCGACTGGGCTAATCACCTGAGACAGAGCCCCATCCCGAGTCTCTACTTCTCTACTCAGCCTCCAGATCCATTCATGTCATCAATCGTACACCATTGTTGTGGTGTGGTCCTTGCTATtgaaacacaatacaaatacaaaggcAAGAGCTTTGTTCATTTGTgcacagggaagatgtctgtgcttttttcTCAACTGAATGTAACAAAACTTTGATTGTTCCGTTGTTGTGACTCTTCCACcagtcagattcaaatattagtTATGACCTTCTGCCTTTTTGTGATCACTTCCAGCCTTTCCAGATTGATAATTGTGCAGAACTCACTTCAGAGTGCAACGCATCAATCTGGCCTGAAGTAGATTACAGATTCCACCATTTTAATGAAGCATCCGGTCACATTTAACCTGCAGGTTGCCTCTCATTATCTCTGTAATTTATGCTGTTAACGTGGCAACTGGGAGATGACGAGGAAACATGAGCGCTCCGAGCAGATCAATTAAAAACACTGATGTATCCGACACACAGATATTAGAGTTCCAGCAGGCTTTATGCCTGGCAGGTTAGCAAGGTCTAAATATATTAAGCTGAATGTTTATTGCATATTGTCAGAATGCTGATGCGGGGCCAGAGGTCAAATAAACAACCGATATTAGTTCAGTGTTCTTTTTtatgatgcatgttttttcgaGGGACCTTGTATACTAATATGAACATTATCTAATATTTATATTAGTATATATGTCTGCTCTTTTGTATCGAAAACATTGACAATAATTGGTAGAAATATGGAACACATTAGTGTGAACATACAGAACATAAACTATATGGCCACTAAAGATTCAATCAAAGATACCAGTATAAAGTCTGAGTTTAAATCAACTGGTAAAATGGCTGTTACTTTCATTCTGAAACAACTGTTTTGGAGATCTAatcttattttgtgttaataAAACAGATACAAATCTCTTTCATTATTAAAggccttatatatatatatatatatatatatatatatatatatatatatatatatatatatatatatatatatatatatatatatatatatatatatatattttttatatttcaataaacaagggttcggtgaatgttcatatgaaactggtggggttcagtacctccaaccttataaagcattttcttgtttgataatcaggaaaggcaaattagcatgctagttgttagctttagtcACAGGAAaactgctctgacctctgaaagttgtgaaaaagagaaaaactcattgcagtgaataattaggatgcctgGAATCAATAAAGTCAGAGAGGAATAACTATAGCACTTTAGATATGCAAAtcacttaaaataaactagtttttCAGACatttgaaatcaggtacagtaatTTACTGAACATGAACCAAccaagtctgaactctgctccaaaccaaaccacatatttttatttaattgactGAATATAACTACAAAATGCACAATGGACAGAACAATATTTTGAAGAAGCATAATGAAGAGGATGCATTTAAAAAGTTTCATTATTACAATTTTATCTGGATGTGCTAATGCTTAAGTTCATAACAGTGAATACCAGTGAACTGCACACACATAGAATACAACAGACTACATTGTTGCTCAGACTCAAGGACAGGACTTTTTGTGGCCTTGCTGCTGCATGGGAGCTCACGAAGATAACGCTCTGCTGACCAGAAGAGGACCCTCCTTCACACACATGAACTGATACACtctataaaaactgtaaacacacactccTCAAGGCTCTTCCCCTTTCCTTTCGTATTCTTTATCTATGTGAGACTCAATAAATCCATCTGACTTTACATTTCAGATTcatggtcctctttgacgcttacaccagaaacaccATTACACATTCTGTTCCCCAGTCCTCCTCTGACttaaatattttgttctgtCATCAGGTGACCATGTTGCCCGATGGCCGTTTCCGCACAGTGGACGTTCCTGACCATGCCCACTACACCATCGGCTCGGTCATCCTGGCCATCGGCATCACGGGCATGGTGGGCAACTTTCTGGTCATTTATGCCTTCAGCAGGTAAGAAGCTGCTAATGTGctgcttctctgtctctgtatttttgaGGAATCATTAGAAGTAGGGTGGCAAGATAAATTGCAATCAAATTGAAACGACAATTTGAATTGAACACCATTAGAAATTTGAATGTTATTGAATCAATTTTTGGAGGGTAAATATGTCATATATTGCCTCTTCTAATTAAAAAGGACAAGTTAAAGATGAATTACAGTTTCTTCtacatatttttgaaaatacaacatGCAAACAgtataatttaacatttttgtttagCTTGTTTTAGACTATGGGGATAAAAAATCAATATGGGGGGACTATCAGAGACTCCTGTAttaaggcaaggcaggtttatttgtatagcacaattcatacctaaagtaattttaaaagtgctttacagaataagaaagacattaaaatcacaatacacacaaatcaaataaaaacccTTCGgtcatatacaaaaataaacagaaccatttgtgcctggatttaaacagtgtcaaagaggcctgtctcacatcttcaggaagactgatCCAGGTTTTagatgcataaaactgaaactctaattccccatgtttagacctgactctgggcaccagtagGAGGTCGGGACTCAACTCagctgagactttgcctgcatcagtgttcagacggatgtcatttgtcaccttgataagagcagtctcagtgctgtggtggggtctaaaacctgactggaaaacatcaaagcaGTTgatcatttggagaaagttaataagctgctattaaacaactttttcaaaaaAGGCTGATTTGAGATTGAATAGAATGGAATATAATagaatgcattttattgtcactatacacatgtacaacaccatacacatgcacagcgagattaaaaacaactcaccctcCAATACAGACTCGGGGCACCCACAacacagcacaaataaaacaaataagtaaGTGCTAGTGCCAGACATCaaacaccccagactacaactctcagTCAAACAAGATTGCACAACAATTACCCAGCAGCAAGTGAGTCAAATACTGCATTTGATCAAAACATTGGACTGCATTAACTACTGCACTGTGTCAAATATtgctctgtgttaaatattgcactgtattaaatattggtTGGTAATTGTTCAGTGTTGTGGCATAGAGACTGCGATTCTTTAGGAGAGacttgataaccacagttttcaaagctcttgggaatgttccagattgaagtgacatattaactatgcaagtgagtggtgacagcaaactgttgagcacagactttagaaatttagtgggtactggtgacgatctcttggacagttttgtcagttacaggtgcagagtgagtcagctctaagtgtctaggtggctgcaggggtgttatttgcattgtgtcatttttaataccctgaaccttgttattaaagaatactgcaaactcattgcacttagatgtgaaAATTAGTTGTAACGACAGAAaggctggagggtttgttaatctgtttactgttgcaaagaggacacgagagttgttattGCAATTTccaaatgtcagaaaaatacctctaaTATTAATGGGAAATACAGATAATTTGTTCCACaatcaacaaaatatcctgtttcattctgcataaaaacagcttgttcatatctgtacaaacatgttctgaaatacatgtgattcttgtattagtttatcagctcatatttcatgtcagttcttctggacatgtttaaaatatgaactttgaataAAATCATATTATGAAAACCTGTATTGCAATCTTAATTGCAATggttgtcagaaaaatcataattttccccaaattattcAGTCCTAataagaagagaaaagaggggtgGTTGTGAGTGTTGGGAGCACAGGCTGAGGAATGGTGGACTGAACAGtgatttgtgtgtatgtttgtaggAGCCGCAGCCTGCGCACTCCGGCAAATATGTTCATCATTAACCTGGCAATAACAGACCTGCTCATGTGTGTCACCCAGACACCCATCTTCTTCACCACCAGTATGCACAAGAGGTGGATCTTTGGAGAGAAAGGTAACGTCCACTTCAACCACCATGTTCATTAGGATGATCGTTATTGTCACCTTATCTATAccacagttgtttttttaatggactGTCCCcattaagtaaataaacaaatagcaCACGGCTTGTACTGAAAGTATCACTAACTAGCttttgtctgctctatagttataatctgacacccctggatcattatgttgtaatttgcacattttaaatcacattattcatctaaaacaacttaagaaaagaaacaaatccactgacttccataTTATAAAACTTGCTGTGCCCATTGGGAGCTCTCGTCGCCGTAAatgccatcacaacaaagagctgtgaagtaggcacctcctatggatagctgcacatcattttttcatttgtaccaaaatgactacatgacgcTGCCAattgaaaaagtaaaattggagaacaaagtaagtacagagtagtGGGCCTGtactggtggcagtgaaaacggtggtttatcagcaaaatggcgtctggaatataaattattaaagattgctcaagcatgcacgaatcactccagataCAGCTTCGAgagtgtaaatgagaaggggaaacaactaacatgcttaacattaacatggttaaaagctgtaaaaagtaggttttgcagaataggtctatTTTAACCTTTATGTGACAGAAATAAAAGGTAGATAGTGTTTTGGTTACAATGTCATAGCTTAAACAGATGTGACAATAGCTGAGAATCCATATTTCCATAATATTAAACCGTTTTCTTGTTCTGCCCTTGCAGCATGTGAGCTGTATGCATTCTGTGGCGCTCTGTTTGGAATCTGCTCTATGATCACACTAACAGTGATCGCAGTGGACCGGTACTTTGTCATCAcgcgacctttgacctctatCGGTGTACTGTCAAGGAAACGAGCCATTCTCATCCTCATGGCAGCCTGGCTCTACTCTCTGGGCTGGAGTCTGCCACCCTTTTTTGGCTGGAGTAAGTGCACAagcaaaaaacaagcaaaagccTATGTTATCGTCATATGTGGTGGTacagcatcaaaaacacatcGAAAAAAgtcatggagctcaacagtcaaAGCCTGTTCAGGTTCCCAAAGtaaattttaccatttttcccaCAGACTTCATAGAatatttcaaatattaagagtttaatGTATGACTGATGCTAACCAGATGAAGCAACTAATGTTCATAATGCAGCTGTTTTCAttccaaaaacattttaagactcaAAATTAAGTTTAATTTACTTTAGAGCTTTTTTGAGCACCAGAAACAGATTTTGAATAAGGTTATTGTTGTCATGGTCATTACATCAGctaccacatagctgattagcaAGCTTTCAgacttttaatttttgtttattcatttatttaacaaaaaatgtaCGGGCAGATAGGGGGATGAGAAATGTACTCCCAGAACTTTAAAGTGGAAGGTCACAGTTGTGCTCCATATGATTAGGCATTGGGCTAAATACAATTAGCTTGGcaataaaactgaacaaatgcCTAATTTTAAAATATCTCATCGTATTGCTAAAAGAATGCATTTGATATTTtctaatttacaaaaataatgctGATGGATGACAATGTGCTGCTTTGACAGTGGTTTTAAGAAAGGGATCTACAGCGGTTTTATAACCAGACTGACTAAgcaatttgaaatgtttcatGCCAAGGAATACTTAACGAGGAAGTGTGGAAACAGCTCTTCAATCACCCTGATGCTGTAAAATAGGaaagaaaatacagtttttacaAGATAGTTGATGCAATGCAGTGTCAGAGAAattccatttctgtgctgtactgtgtttctgtgctctcactgccagctcagtcacTGTTTTCTAGGCTTATGTCAtgagaggtataatactccctacaagcATAGCCAGAATGGACTACACTATAACAATGTGTTGAGGGTTCATGTGTCTGGGTGCTGGGTCTCCTTCTGATGGTAAAAAAACTTCTCCTGTGTTAGAACTCCAGCGTCATGCCTCTTCTCTTCAGCTCTTCAGCTACTACCATTTGTTCTACATCATGCAGGAGTGAAGTGTTTGGTCCAATGCATACTGtcgtgtctttgtgtgttttagcAAGACACGTCCATATTTCCTCCTTCAGCCAAAGCAAGTTGTTATAGGAAGGATTATTGAAAATAACATGTCTGAGATATGTAGAAATGAGTATATTATATATCTTATATTACATGTGATGATTGATTCAGCCAAATTCATTTATACTcttttttatgttgttaaaaATTGCATCATAGCTTCTACAACAAAATTCATTTGTACTCTGCCATTTTGtagacaatttaaaaaagatCTTGCCATATATGGGGAGACGCTTGACTTTTGTGTCTTTGTACTTTGTCTTAGGTGCTTACGTGCCAGAGGGCCTACTCACCTCCTGCACGTGGGACTACATGACCTTCACTCCGTCAGTTCGAGCCTACACAATGCTGCTCTTCATCTTCGTCTTCTTTCTGCCTCTCTTCATCATCATCTACTGCTATTACTTTATCTTCCGGGCAATCCGCACCACTAACCAGTAAGTCTGTGTTTGAACAGATcacatttgtattaaaatagTTGCATATCTCGAAATAAAACAGGGCTATAACTGCTGTGTTTTTTCAGTGCTGTAGGGAAGATAAATGGCAGCACTCACTCTTACAGCAGTGGGCGTGACTCAGTAAAGAGCTTTCATCGGATGCAGAACGAGTGGAAAATGGCAAAGATCGCTCTCATTGTGATTCTCCTCTACGTTATCTCCTGGTCCCCATACTCTGCTGTGGCCCTCACCGCTTTCTCAGGGTAAACCGTGCTACTTTTTTAATTTCaggccctgtaccagattttttcccatgtatctgagctgATTTGTCTTGGCCACAcatatggagctcaacagtgaccatcCACCCCACGGTTCCAGGACTAAATTTCCCATAAATTTGACATGAAATTTTATAAACagctaagttattaaaacatttcccAGAATCTTACATTTTAAACGGCCTTTTTGGACTAAAACAAACCACAtcatggatattagttagcaacTACCTACTTAGCTGgatgtctttgaactcttatggaatggaaaatttacttccagagcCTGACCAGGCTGTTTCTGTAGAGCTCCACTGTATAAGCAactgttgaggtcaaaacaagtcaaatttaaagtaattacagagaagtgggcggagatagaAGGTAGATGAAAACTGCAATTTTCCAAGTACTGTTCCAACTGCTCCCATCAAGACAGAGGTTTAAAGACCCTCTCTGTAAAACCAAGCCCTACAAAAGCACCTTTGTCCCAGCCGCCATCAGTGCCCTGAACAAGtgacattattatatttttcttatttatgcCTCTTTGCACATGTGCCATGTTTGCGCTCTTGTTTCTAATGTATTGTTTCTAATGGGGATTTAGTTTATTTACCCTGCACTATGCACTGTTGTCTTTTTTCCAGATGAATATATATGTGTCTctacatatatgtatatgtgtgaatgagCTGACTCGCTAAACAAAATTTACCTGTTGGTGCCAATAAAGTAACCTTGATCCTTTAAAGcaagacaatacaggattatgcaaacatgcatgaatcaatcaaaatacatctCAGAATAGCTAATGATGAAATAacattgttataacatggttaaaaaatatgaaaagattttacataatatgtcccccCTTTGTTGTGCAGTCCATATACTTGGTAAACTGTCACAACTTCAGTTTTGTATGAGGATTCTGAAGTCCTGCATATGGCTTTGAGCACTCTTAGATGTTTGACCATTTACTTCATAATCTTCTAAAGAGTCCAAATGGCAGTTTCCAGAATTGGTCTTGGAAAACAGTATCAAAGCAATGGATAAGATTTTTGCACCACTAACCAGGCTCAATCATGTGTACCTTTCTTCGCACTACTAGGGAAATTTCATG encodes the following:
- the LOC117382894 gene encoding melanopsin-A isoform X1, with the protein product MPGLAPTVTMLPDGRFRTVDVPDHAHYTIGSVILAIGITGMVGNFLVIYAFSRSRSLRTPANMFIINLAITDLLMCVTQTPIFFTTSMHKRWIFGEKACELYAFCGALFGICSMITLTVIAVDRYFVITRPLTSIGVLSRKRAILILMAAWLYSLGWSLPPFFGWSAYVPEGLLTSCTWDYMTFTPSVRAYTMLLFIFVFFLPLFIIIYCYYFIFRAIRTTNHAVGKINGSTHSYSSGRDSVKSFHRMQNEWKMAKIALIVILLYVISWSPYSAVALTAFSGYADMLTPYMNSVPAIIAKASAIHNPIIYAITHPKYRIALAKYIPFMGTLLCVHPRDLRSTSSSFISTRRSTVTSQTSDNSSHLRRQSTAKSRLSSASDSESGMTDTEAELSSMSSRPASRQVSCDISRDTAENADFKPTSSFKIKSHDSGIFEKTSYDTDFSMGGLSERSSIPTNGDFADVPVTRTTIGRIPSIVITTESSPFLPVGRTSSRTAQSRSPKSTGSG
- the LOC117382894 gene encoding melanopsin-A isoform X2, producing MPGLAPTVTMLPDGRFRTVDVPDHAHYTIGSVILAIGITGMVGNFLVIYAFSRSRSLRTPANMFIINLAITDLLMCVTQTPIFFTTSMHKRWIFGEKACELYAFCGALFGICSMITLTVIAVDRYFVITRPLTSIGVLSRKRAILILMAAWLYSLGWSLPPFFGWSAYVPEGLLTSCTWDYMTFTPSVRAYTMLLFIFVFFLPLFIIIYCYYFIFRAIRTTNHAVGKINGSTHSYSSGRDSVKSFHRMQNEWKMAKIALIVILLYVISWSPYSAVALTAFSGYADMLTPYMNSVPAIIAKASAIHNPIIYAITHPKYRIALAKYIPFMGTLLCVHPRDLRSTSSSFISTRRSTVTSQTSDNSSHLRRQSTAKSRLSSASDSESGMTDTEAELSSMSSRPASRQVSCDISRDTAENADFKPTSSFKIKSHDSGIFEKTSYDTDFSMGGLSERSSIPTMYP